In Zingiber officinale cultivar Zhangliang chromosome 6A, Zo_v1.1, whole genome shotgun sequence, a single genomic region encodes these proteins:
- the LOC121993876 gene encoding WD repeat-containing protein DWA2-like yields MPGASTGIVYGGLKYQARCIADVKADIDHTSFLAGTLSLKEENEVHLIRLSPSGSELICDGLFYHPNEIWDLKTCPFDPRIFSTVFTSGEAYGASVWKIPELYGQSNAPQLEQLVSLDKHSFKIKCVLWWPSGKYDRLISIDEGNLFLWSIDSSNKVAKVYISIFQLIVKF; encoded by the exons ATGCCGGGGGCCTCCACCGGAATCGTCTACGGCGGCCTCAAGTACCAG GCCCGATGCATCGCCGACGTTAAGGCCGACATTGACCACACCAGCTTCCTCGCCGGAACTCTCAGCCTCAAAGAGGAAAACGAG GTGCATCTGATCCGACTTTCACCGTCAGGATCGGAGCTCATATGCGATGGTCTCTTCTATCACCCAAACGAGATCTGGGATCTCAAGACTTGCCCATTCGATCCCAGGATTTTCTCTACAGTGTTCACTTCTG GTGAAGCATATGGGGCTTCTGTTTGGAAGATTCCTGAGCTCTATGGACAGTCGAATGCCCCACAACTCGAACAATTAGTCTCCCTTGACAAGCATTCTTTTAAGATCAAGTG CGTCCTTTGGTGGCCATCTGGGAAGTATGATAGACTAATCAGCATTGATGAAGGAAATCTTTTCCTTTGGAGTATAGATTCGTCCAATAAAGTAGCCAAG GTTTATATTAGTATATTTCAGCTGATTGTAAAATTTTGA